Proteins encoded by one window of Acidipropionibacterium virtanenii:
- a CDS encoding adenylosuccinate synthase has product MPGIVVVGAQWGDEGKGKATDQLSERVDYCVRYSGGNNAGHTVVVNGDKFTMHLLPSGVLNPNSTAVLGNGVVIDLEVLHQELDELAARGLEIPHPLISASAHIITPYHQTMDKVTERFLGKRRIGTTGRGIGPAYSDKINRIGIRIQDLFDESILRQKVEAALERKNAELVKIYNRREIDADQVSDMLLSHADRIRPHVVDAARLLNKALDEKKVVLFEGAQAHHLDVDFGTYPYVTSSNPIAAGACTGSGVGPSRIHRIIGIAKAYTTRVGEGPFPTELLDETGEKLRTEGGEYGVTTGRPRRCGWFDAPLVEQAVVVNAMTDVFLTKLDVLTGWEQIPVCVAYDVDGVRHDVMPMTQSDFHHARPIYEYLPGWTEDITGARSFDELPANCQAYVRRLEELIGCRISGIGVGPGREQSVMINDLID; this is encoded by the coding sequence ATGCCTGGAATCGTCGTTGTCGGAGCCCAGTGGGGCGACGAGGGAAAGGGCAAGGCGACCGACCAGCTCTCCGAGCGGGTCGACTACTGCGTCCGCTACTCCGGCGGTAACAACGCCGGGCACACGGTCGTCGTCAACGGTGACAAGTTCACCATGCACCTGCTGCCCTCCGGCGTCCTCAACCCGAACTCCACCGCGGTGCTCGGCAACGGCGTCGTCATCGACCTGGAGGTGCTCCACCAGGAGCTCGACGAGCTGGCCGCCCGCGGCCTGGAGATCCCGCACCCTCTCATCAGCGCCAGCGCGCACATCATCACCCCTTACCACCAGACGATGGACAAGGTCACCGAGCGCTTCCTCGGCAAGCGGCGGATCGGCACCACCGGGCGCGGCATCGGGCCGGCCTACTCCGACAAGATCAACCGGATCGGCATCCGCATCCAGGACCTCTTCGACGAGTCGATCCTGCGCCAGAAGGTGGAGGCGGCGCTGGAACGCAAGAACGCCGAGCTCGTCAAGATCTACAACCGTCGCGAGATCGACGCCGATCAGGTCTCCGACATGCTGCTCTCCCACGCCGACCGGATCCGCCCCCACGTCGTCGACGCCGCCAGGCTGCTCAACAAGGCCCTCGACGAGAAGAAGGTCGTGCTCTTCGAGGGGGCCCAGGCCCACCACCTGGACGTCGACTTCGGCACCTACCCCTACGTCACCTCCTCCAACCCCATCGCCGCCGGCGCCTGCACCGGATCGGGTGTCGGGCCGTCGCGGATCCACCGGATCATCGGCATCGCCAAGGCTTACACGACCCGCGTCGGCGAGGGGCCCTTCCCCACCGAACTGCTCGACGAGACCGGCGAGAAGCTGCGCACCGAGGGCGGCGAGTACGGGGTGACCACCGGGCGTCCGCGCCGCTGCGGCTGGTTCGACGCGCCCCTGGTGGAGCAGGCCGTCGTGGTGAACGCGATGACCGACGTCTTCCTCACCAAGCTCGACGTGCTCACCGGGTGGGAGCAGATCCCGGTGTGCGTGGCCTACGACGTCGACGGGGTCCGTCACGACGTGATGCCGATGACCCAGTCCGACTTCCACCACGCCAGGCCGATCTACGAGTACCTGCCCGGCTGGACCGAGGACATCACCGGTGCCCGCAGCTTCGACGAGCTGCCGGCCAACTGCCAGGCCTACGTCAGGCGCCTGGAGGAGTTGATCGGCTGCCGCATCTCCGGCATCGGGGTGGGCCCGGGCCGCGAGCAGTCGGTGATGATCAACGATCTCATTGACTGA